In Syntrophales bacterium, the sequence TCGGAAATAAGCTTAAAGATGGAGAATATAGGGCGTCAGGCTAAAGAGGCTGCAATCTTTCTTGCCAAGACTTCGACTGATGTAAAAAATGGGGCGCTTGAGGCAATGGCGGAGGCCATCTTGCAAAATGCCGATTTTCTGAAAAGAGAAAACGAGAAGGACCTTTCTTATTCGCGAAGCATTGGCCTTTCATCTGCAATGTTGGAGCGGTTGACGCTCTCTGACGCTTCTCTGGAGGGAATCGCCAAGGGACTTCGGGAGGTTGCCGCTCTGCCGGATCCGGTAGGAAAAATCACTTCAATGTGGCGGCGGCCGAACGGACTGCTTGTCGGTAAAATGCGGATACCCCTGGGTGTCGTCGGAATGATATATGAATCACGCCCGAATGTTACCGTGGATGCGGCCGCCCTTTGCCTGAAGTCGGGGAATGCCGTTATCCTGCGCGGGGGATCCGAGGCGATAAACTCCAACTTGGCTCTATCAAAGATCGTTGCCGAAGCTCTTCAGAAATTCTCACTTCCGGAGCGCGCCGTCCAGGTTGTGCCGATGACTGACCGGGAGGCGGTTTATGAAATGCTGCAGCTTGAGGAATTCATTGATGTGATCATCCCCCGAGGGGGGGAGGAGCTGATCCGCGCGGTGGTGAGGGATTCAAAAATTCCCGTGATCAAGCACTACAAGGGTGTCTGCCACGTCTATGTTGACGAAGACGCCGATATGGACATGGCAATCGGGATCATAATCAATGCCAAGGCTCAGAGGCCTGGGGTTTGCAATGCGCTGGAGACTCTGCTTGTCCATGAAAAAATTGCGCGCATATTTCTGCCGCTTGCAGCCATCAAGCTTCGGGAAGCAGGCGTAACTTTAAGAGGTTGCGAAAAAACAAGGGAAATCCTGCCGGAGGCGGAGCCGGTTACGGATGATGACTGGAGCAGGGAATACCTCGATCTGATTCTGGCTATTCGGGTAGTGGGAGATATTGACGTCGCGATCGCCCATATCGAGAAGTACGGTTCGCTCCACACCGAGGCTATAGTAACCGAGAACTACGGTCGTGCGCAGCGCTTTATCCAGGAGGTCAATTCCTCTGCGGTGCTGGTCAATGCCTCAACGCGCTTCAACGATGGCTTCGAGCTGGGGTTGGGAGCGGAAATCGGCATCAGCACGACCAAACTCCACGCGTTTGGACCGATGGGGCTCGAAGAGCTGACTACGACAAAATTCATTATTTATGGAAATGGACAGGTGCGGA encodes:
- a CDS encoding glutamate-5-semialdehyde dehydrogenase — translated: MSEISLKMENIGRQAKEAAIFLAKTSTDVKNGALEAMAEAILQNADFLKRENEKDLSYSRSIGLSSAMLERLTLSDASLEGIAKGLREVAALPDPVGKITSMWRRPNGLLVGKMRIPLGVVGMIYESRPNVTVDAAALCLKSGNAVILRGGSEAINSNLALSKIVAEALQKFSLPERAVQVVPMTDREAVYEMLQLEEFIDVIIPRGGEELIRAVVRDSKIPVIKHYKGVCHVYVDEDADMDMAIGIIINAKAQRPGVCNALETLLVHEKIARIFLPLAAIKLREAGVTLRGCEKTREILPEAEPVTDDDWSREYLDLILAIRVVGDIDVAIAHIEKYGSLHTEAIVTENYGRAQRFIQEVNSSAVLVNASTRFNDGFELGLGAEIGISTTKLHAFGPMGLEELTTTKFIIYGNGQVRI